A window of the Alloyangia pacifica genome harbors these coding sequences:
- a CDS encoding metal-dependent hydrolase family protein: MTTLLIKNARIVDGTSHEPTDPMQIAIEDGRIREVGASVTFTADEELDLDGLTVMPGLIDCHVHTIASTANLGLNASLPSSLVAARAATLMKNMIMRGFTTVRDLGGADRGLQLAVEEGHFTAPRLVICGKALSQTGGHTDYRGPYDNRDVGWYAQALGTLGRICDGKPELLRAAREELKGGAQFLKVMADGGVSSPSDPIGYLVYSVDELTALVEVANGFGTYVSAHLYADEAIVRALDCGITCIEHGNLIGDETIKRVAREGAFVVPTNITYDLLARKGAEFGLPPESVAKVADVREAGLERVVKLHEAGVTMGYGSDLLGGMQTEQSGEFPLRGRYIPADAVIRSATVDAAKVLRMEGEVGVIAPGAHADIIAVDGNPLENLDLLTGQGAHMPLILQGGRAIKKAASL; the protein is encoded by the coding sequence ATGACCACCCTGCTGATCAAGAACGCCCGCATCGTCGACGGCACCTCGCACGAGCCGACCGACCCGATGCAGATCGCCATCGAGGATGGCCGCATCCGCGAAGTTGGTGCCTCTGTCACCTTCACCGCGGACGAAGAGCTCGACCTTGACGGGCTGACGGTGATGCCCGGGCTGATCGACTGCCACGTTCACACCATCGCCTCCACGGCGAACCTTGGGCTGAATGCCTCGCTGCCCTCCTCGCTGGTGGCCGCGCGTGCTGCGACGCTGATGAAGAACATGATCATGCGCGGCTTTACCACGGTGCGGGACCTCGGCGGTGCTGACCGAGGCCTGCAACTGGCCGTGGAGGAAGGTCACTTCACCGCGCCGCGCCTGGTGATCTGCGGCAAGGCCCTGAGCCAGACCGGCGGGCACACCGACTACCGCGGGCCCTACGACAACCGCGACGTCGGCTGGTACGCGCAGGCGCTCGGCACTCTGGGGCGCATCTGCGACGGCAAGCCCGAGTTGCTGCGCGCGGCGCGCGAAGAGCTGAAGGGCGGCGCGCAGTTCCTCAAGGTGATGGCGGACGGCGGCGTGTCCTCGCCCTCCGACCCGATTGGGTACCTCGTCTACTCGGTCGACGAGCTCACCGCCCTCGTCGAGGTCGCCAACGGCTTCGGCACCTATGTCTCCGCGCACCTCTACGCCGACGAGGCCATCGTGCGGGCGCTGGACTGCGGCATCACCTGCATCGAGCACGGCAATCTGATCGGGGATGAGACCATCAAGCGCGTGGCCCGCGAAGGGGCCTTCGTGGTCCCGACCAACATCACCTACGACCTGCTGGCCCGCAAGGGCGCCGAGTTCGGCCTGCCGCCGGAGTCGGTCGCCAAGGTTGCCGACGTGCGCGAGGCGGGGCTCGAGCGCGTGGTGAAGCTGCACGAAGCGGGCGTGACCATGGGCTACGGCTCGGACCTTCTGGGCGGCATGCAGACCGAGCAGTCGGGCGAGTTCCCGCTCCGCGGGCGCTACATCCCCGCCGACGCGGTGATCCGATCGGCCACCGTGGACGCGGCCAAGGTGCTGCGCATGGAAGGCGAGGTCGGTGTGATCGCGCCCGGCGCCCATGCCGACATCATCGCGGTCGATGGCAACCCGCTCGAGAACCTCGACCTGCTGACCGGACAGGGCGCCCACATGCCGCTCATCCTGCAGGGCGGCCGCGCGATCAAGAAGGCGGCAAGTCTCTAA
- a CDS encoding C4-dicarboxylate TRAP transporter substrate-binding protein produces the protein MKKFLTTTLLAGVLASPALATDFIANTFYDAQHPLAKYGYTEWAEIVKDLSGGDLAPQVFTGTVLLAPRATMQGIRDNVVQVGHHAAIYTPSDLPVANAVQELGFNYSDPLAAIFAVADFSMHNAAQLAEWQDQGIVYLGAYATPPYILMCAEPVRTLAELKGKRIRTAGSAVSAWVEAAGGIPVNVPSSEMYTGIERGTLDCATNAANDLVDRSLMEVAEHTTLLPTGMYWSGPNWGFNPGFWSGLTAEQRGVFMQASARSMARMIINYTAQAEAALETARDKGGNIYEPEADLLASVEEFRAKTLDGVYDKATETYGLSDAKPVIDDFRATMDKWTALLAEVDTSDEDALTELAMSEIYGDIDPATYGVE, from the coding sequence ATGAAGAAGTTCCTGACCACCACGCTGCTCGCCGGCGTGCTCGCAAGCCCTGCCCTGGCGACGGATTTCATCGCCAACACCTTCTACGACGCGCAGCATCCGCTGGCCAAATACGGCTACACCGAATGGGCCGAGATCGTGAAGGACCTCTCCGGCGGCGATCTCGCCCCACAGGTCTTCACTGGCACGGTGCTGCTGGCCCCGCGCGCCACCATGCAGGGCATCCGCGACAACGTCGTGCAGGTCGGCCACCACGCCGCCATCTACACGCCCTCGGACCTGCCTGTCGCCAACGCGGTCCAGGAGCTTGGCTTCAACTATTCCGATCCGCTGGCCGCGATCTTCGCCGTGGCCGATTTCTCGATGCACAATGCCGCGCAGCTGGCGGAATGGCAGGATCAGGGGATCGTCTACCTCGGCGCCTATGCCACCCCGCCCTACATCCTGATGTGCGCCGAGCCGGTGCGCACCCTGGCCGAGCTGAAGGGCAAGCGCATCCGCACCGCCGGCTCCGCCGTCTCGGCTTGGGTCGAGGCCGCGGGCGGCATTCCGGTGAACGTGCCTTCTTCCGAGATGTACACGGGGATCGAGCGCGGCACACTCGACTGCGCCACCAACGCGGCCAACGACCTGGTGGACCGTTCGCTCATGGAAGTGGCCGAGCACACGACCCTCCTGCCCACCGGCATGTACTGGTCGGGGCCGAACTGGGGCTTCAACCCCGGCTTCTGGTCCGGCCTGACCGCCGAGCAACGCGGCGTCTTCATGCAAGCCTCGGCCCGGTCGATGGCGCGGATGATCATCAACTACACCGCACAGGCCGAAGCCGCCCTCGAGACCGCCAGGGACAAGGGCGGCAACATCTACGAGCCCGAGGCCGACCTGCTCGCCTCGGTCGAGGAGTTCCGCGCCAAGACGCTCGACGGCGTCTACGACAAGGCAACGGAAACCTACGGGCTGAGTGATGCCAAGCCGGTGATCGACGACTTCCGCGCCACGATGGACAAATGGACCGCGCTCCTGGCCGAGGTCGACACCTCCGACGAGGACGCGCTGACCGAGCTCGCCATGTCCGAGATCTACGGCGACATCGACCCGGCGACCTACGGCGTCGAGTAA
- a CDS encoding TRAP transporter small permease subunit: MHALIRWTNRAVMALACAFMLLMMAHITTDVAVRFFFDGRLIGTLEIVSYYYMVVIVFLSLGYVELRGEHIRVDLFAKMLPQAVQLGLHVLACALGLIFFGMLFWQSAQDAIGATRRAEEAMSNFTFYIWPARWALPLGFAGIWLAVLSNLLKSVALRRAL, translated from the coding sequence ATGCACGCCCTGATCCGCTGGACAAACCGCGCCGTCATGGCGCTCGCCTGCGCCTTCATGCTTCTGATGATGGCCCATATCACCACGGACGTGGCGGTTCGGTTCTTCTTCGACGGCCGGCTCATCGGCACGCTCGAGATCGTCTCCTATTACTACATGGTGGTGATCGTCTTCCTGTCGCTGGGCTACGTCGAGCTGCGCGGCGAGCACATCCGGGTGGATCTCTTCGCCAAGATGCTACCGCAGGCCGTGCAGCTCGGGCTCCACGTGCTGGCCTGCGCGCTGGGGCTGATCTTCTTTGGGATGCTCTTCTGGCAGTCCGCTCAGGACGCGATCGGCGCCACCCGCCGCGCCGAAGAGGCGATGAGCAACTTCACCTTCTACATCTGGCCCGCCCGCTGGGCGCTGCCCCTGGGTTTCGCCGGTATCTGGCTGGCGGTGCTGTCGAACCTGCTGAAATCCGTAGCGCTGCGGCGCGCGCTGTAA
- a CDS encoding TRAP transporter large permease, whose protein sequence is MSNLDIGILGTVVALVLIALRVPIGLSLGLVSIVGISQMFNMSVAWGMISATPFDYVGQWELSAAPMFLLMGFLCSSTDMTRGLFLSLRLYLARLPGGLAITSVGACAFFAAASGSSVATASAMSRMAVPEMLKQGYDKGLATGTIAASGTLGSLIPPSVLLILYGVYAQVSVGQLFMAGFIPGILSALIYMAMIVTRVKLNPSLAGETPPPPTDEERREALRDVWPLPTLILLVLGGIFSGVFSPTEAGALGAFFAAVIGAVRGKLTRAAVIEAVTQAVVSTGSIFIILIGSLFFTRFLALSGLPTAFSNAILSVSSETWWILFAVTLIYLVLGMLIDSIGLLLLTLPILVPLVQTTGIDAIWFGIIIVKLLEIGLVTPPIGLNVYMINGALNNAVTLPEIFRGIWWFLLMDLATLLILILFPALTLWLPSLAY, encoded by the coding sequence ATGAGCAATCTCGATATCGGCATTCTCGGCACCGTCGTCGCGCTAGTTCTGATCGCGCTGCGCGTGCCGATCGGCCTCTCGCTTGGCCTCGTCTCCATTGTCGGCATCTCGCAGATGTTCAACATGAGCGTCGCCTGGGGGATGATCTCGGCCACGCCCTTCGACTACGTCGGGCAATGGGAACTGTCGGCGGCGCCGATGTTCCTGCTGATGGGCTTCCTGTGCTCCTCGACCGACATGACCCGCGGCCTCTTCCTGTCGCTGCGGCTCTATCTCGCGCGGCTGCCGGGGGGGCTGGCGATCACCTCGGTCGGGGCCTGCGCCTTCTTTGCGGCGGCTTCGGGCTCGTCGGTCGCTACCGCCTCGGCCATGTCGCGCATGGCGGTGCCGGAAATGCTGAAACAGGGCTACGACAAGGGACTTGCCACCGGCACCATCGCCGCCTCGGGCACGCTGGGCTCGCTGATCCCGCCCTCGGTGCTGCTGATCCTCTACGGCGTCTACGCGCAGGTCTCGGTCGGGCAGCTTTTCATGGCGGGCTTCATTCCCGGCATTCTCTCGGCGCTGATCTACATGGCGATGATCGTCACCCGGGTGAAGCTGAACCCGTCGCTGGCCGGAGAAACCCCGCCGCCGCCGACCGATGAGGAACGCCGCGAGGCGCTGCGCGACGTCTGGCCACTGCCGACACTGATCCTGCTGGTGCTGGGCGGCATCTTCTCGGGCGTCTTCTCGCCCACCGAGGCAGGCGCGCTCGGCGCCTTCTTCGCGGCGGTGATCGGGGCGGTGCGCGGCAAGCTCACCCGCGCCGCGGTGATCGAGGCGGTCACGCAGGCGGTGGTCTCCACGGGGTCGATCTTCATCATCCTGATCGGCTCGCTGTTCTTCACCCGCTTCCTCGCCCTGTCGGGCTTGCCCACGGCCTTTTCCAACGCGATCCTCTCGGTCAGCAGCGAGACCTGGTGGATCCTCTTTGCGGTAACGTTGATCTACCTGGTTCTCGGCATGCTGATCGATTCCATCGGCCTGCTCCTGCTGACCCTGCCGATCCTCGTCCCGCTGGTGCAGACCACGGGGATCGACGCGATCTGGTTCGGCATCATCATCGTCAAGCTGCTGGAGATCGGTCTTGTCACGCCGCCGATTGGGCTCAATGTCTACATGATCAACGGTGCGCTAAACAACGCAGTGACCCTGCCCGAGATCTTCCGGGGCATCTGGTGGTTCCTGCTGATGGACCTCGCGACGCTGCTGATCCTGATCCTGTTTCCGGCGCTGACGCTCTGGCTGCCCTCGCTGGCCTACTGA
- a CDS encoding SDR family NAD(P)-dependent oxidoreductase, with protein MTDSPVMMLTGGSRGIGAEIARAAQALGWHVSLGLRDPARVPEGLDPALLDTFAYDATVRDAEAAWAGAVMAQHGRIDAIVASAGLFTSSSIVEAPEAEVDTLLEVNLRAPRRLAMASWDALKAAGRGRVIILGSLSGKRVASAGSGLYSVSKFAAVGLAHALRYEGWDHGIRATAVCPGLVATDMGETAAAGSRAAQQMTQPEEVAHLVMEAIGLSNTASVPEIHINCRTDGIF; from the coding sequence ATGACCGACAGCCCCGTAATGATGCTCACCGGCGGCAGCCGGGGGATCGGCGCCGAGATCGCCCGCGCAGCGCAGGCCCTTGGCTGGCACGTGAGCCTCGGGCTGCGCGACCCCGCCCGCGTGCCGGAGGGGCTTGATCCCGCCCTGCTCGACACCTTCGCCTACGACGCGACCGTTCGCGATGCCGAGGCGGCCTGGGCCGGGGCGGTCATGGCGCAGCACGGCCGGATCGACGCCATCGTCGCAAGCGCCGGGCTGTTCACCTCGAGCAGCATCGTCGAGGCCCCGGAGGCCGAGGTCGACACGCTGCTGGAAGTGAACCTGCGCGCGCCGCGGCGGCTGGCCATGGCGAGCTGGGACGCCCTGAAGGCCGCGGGCCGCGGCCGCGTCATCATCCTCGGATCGCTTTCCGGCAAGCGGGTGGCCTCGGCCGGGTCCGGGCTCTATTCGGTCAGCAAGTTCGCCGCCGTCGGACTGGCCCACGCGCTGCGCTACGAGGGCTGGGACCATGGCATCCGCGCCACCGCGGTCTGCCCTGGCCTGGTGGCAACCGACATGGGCGAAACCGCCGCCGCGGGCAGCAGAGCCGCCCAGCAGATGACCCAGCCGGAGGAGGTCGCGCATCTGGTGATGGAAGCGATCGGCCTATCGAACACCGCCTCGGTGCCCGAGATCCACATCAACTGCCGGACCGACGGGATATTCTGA
- a CDS encoding GntR family transcriptional regulator, with product MTQLMPPRYGSGMTRKETQSARIARVLADRIISGEIPPGARLRQDHIAIEFQASHVPVREAFRTLEAQGLAEGELRRGYRVTDFDVAELREVAEMRASLEVLALRNAAPKMTRAILAEADAVTRQGDRACSVRDWEAANRQFHRLILSPCQMPRLLRSIDDLHTASARFLFAAWRRDWESRTDHDHRAILEALRKGQVDLACTVLARHVGWIGKRKAARKNAIITDTYDISG from the coding sequence ATGACACAGCTGATGCCGCCGCGCTATGGGTCTGGCATGACACGCAAAGAAACCCAGTCCGCCCGTATCGCGCGGGTGCTCGCGGATCGGATCATCTCGGGTGAAATCCCGCCCGGTGCCCGCCTTCGCCAGGATCATATCGCTATCGAATTTCAGGCCAGCCATGTGCCGGTGCGAGAGGCCTTCCGTACGCTGGAGGCACAAGGGCTCGCTGAGGGCGAGCTGCGCCGCGGATACCGCGTGACCGATTTCGACGTCGCCGAGCTGAGAGAGGTGGCGGAGATGCGGGCCAGCCTCGAAGTGTTGGCGCTGCGCAACGCCGCGCCCAAAATGACCCGCGCGATCCTAGCCGAGGCTGATGCGGTCACGCGGCAGGGCGACCGCGCCTGCAGCGTCCGAGACTGGGAGGCCGCGAACCGGCAGTTCCACAGGCTCATCCTTTCGCCCTGTCAGATGCCGCGTCTTCTTCGCAGTATCGATGACCTGCATACCGCCAGCGCACGCTTCCTCTTCGCCGCTTGGCGACGGGACTGGGAGTCGCGCACCGACCATGACCATCGGGCCATCCTCGAGGCGTTGCGGAAGGGGCAGGTCGACTTGGCCTGCACCGTCCTAGCACGGCACGTCGGCTGGATCGGAAAGCGCAAGGCAGCGAGAAAAAATGCCATTATTACTGATACATACGACATTTCTGGATAA
- a CDS encoding biotin transporter BioY: MTPLTPTHARGLPLWRSLAFALAGAALITIGAKVQIPFWPVPMTLHTLAICLVAAGLGPRLGLAAMTAYLGAGALGLPVFSGTPERGIGLAYMMGPTGGYLAGYLLATSLIGTLARGRGWLGMATAMVAGLALVYAVGLAWLALFVPIPKLLAAGLTPFVLGDLLKVALAATLVSGASSLKGRLA, translated from the coding sequence ATGACACCCCTGACGCCCACGCACGCGCGTGGCCTGCCGCTCTGGCGGAGCCTTGCCTTTGCCCTTGCCGGCGCCGCGCTGATCACGATTGGGGCCAAGGTCCAGATCCCATTTTGGCCAGTTCCGATGACCCTTCACACGCTGGCGATCTGCCTCGTCGCGGCAGGGCTAGGGCCGCGGCTCGGGCTTGCTGCCATGACGGCCTATCTCGGCGCGGGTGCGCTCGGGCTGCCGGTGTTTTCGGGCACACCCGAGCGCGGCATCGGTCTCGCCTACATGATGGGCCCAACCGGCGGCTACCTCGCGGGATACCTGCTGGCGACATCGCTTATCGGCACGCTCGCACGGGGCCGCGGCTGGCTCGGCATGGCCACGGCGATGGTTGCGGGCCTTGCCCTCGTCTATGCTGTCGGCCTCGCTTGGCTGGCGCTCTTCGTTCCGATCCCGAAGCTGCTCGCCGCGGGACTCACGCCGTTCGTGCTTGGCGATCTCTTGAAGGTCGCGCTGGCCGCGACGCTGGTTTCAGGCGCGAGCAGTCTGAAAGGGCGCCTTGCATGA
- the bioB gene encoding biotin synthase BioB, with protein MIRTDWTIAEAHAIHALPFPELLAQAQATHRAHFDPTEIETASLLSIKTGGCPEDCGYCSQSAHYDTGVKASKLMGTEAVLAAARRAKGAGAQRFCMGAAWRGPKDRDMDHLCEMVQGVAELGLETCMTLGMLSPEQVTRLKDAGLDFYNHNIDTSPDYYAQIATTRTMDDRLETLAHVRNGGIRVCCGGILGMGESEEDRIAMLVTLATLPEHPQSVPVNLWNDVDGVPVQEYAEPVDPFSLVRAVALARILMPASVVRLSAGRTRMSDELQALCFVAGANSIFVGEQLLTTGNPSASQDAALLARLGMRIAKVAPHRSRKTSADTARLHQPL; from the coding sequence ATGATCCGCACGGATTGGACGATAGCGGAGGCACATGCGATCCACGCCCTGCCCTTTCCTGAGTTGCTGGCGCAGGCGCAGGCCACGCACCGTGCTCATTTCGACCCCACCGAGATCGAGACCGCCAGCCTCTTGTCGATCAAGACCGGCGGCTGCCCCGAGGATTGCGGCTACTGCTCGCAGTCGGCGCATTATGACACCGGCGTGAAGGCAAGCAAGCTGATGGGCACAGAGGCGGTTCTTGCAGCCGCGCGACGGGCAAAGGGTGCCGGGGCGCAGCGCTTCTGCATGGGCGCGGCATGGCGCGGCCCCAAGGACCGCGATATGGACCATCTTTGCGAAATGGTTCAGGGCGTTGCGGAGCTCGGCCTCGAGACCTGCATGACGCTGGGGATGCTGAGCCCGGAACAGGTGACGCGGCTGAAGGATGCCGGGCTCGATTTCTACAACCACAACATCGACACCTCCCCCGACTACTACGCGCAAATCGCCACGACCCGGACGATGGACGACCGGCTGGAGACCCTGGCCCATGTCCGAAACGGCGGGATCCGGGTCTGCTGCGGTGGCATCCTCGGGATGGGCGAATCCGAAGAGGATCGGATCGCGATGCTGGTAACGCTCGCCACCTTGCCCGAGCATCCCCAGAGCGTTCCGGTGAACCTGTGGAATGATGTCGACGGCGTCCCGGTGCAGGAATACGCCGAACCGGTGGACCCCTTTTCGCTTGTCCGGGCGGTGGCGCTTGCACGGATACTCATGCCCGCCTCGGTCGTACGGCTCTCGGCCGGACGCACAAGGATGAGCGACGAGTTACAGGCGCTGTGCTTCGTGGCGGGTGCAAACTCGATCTTCGTGGGGGAGCAGTTGCTGACCACAGGCAACCCATCCGCCAGCCAGGATGCGGCGCTTCTGGCGCGGCTCGGCATGCGCATCGCGAAGGTAGCGCCGCATAGATCGCGCAAGACATCTGCTGACACCGCACGTTTGCATCAACCTTTGTAG
- a CDS encoding HlyD family secretion protein — protein MLEAILCSLVSLVPDYLYRRYGQGKRFGHELTLFSVWYELRWGLTLWIFLTVSLITVLFYYHPASMSVSSYFRTVTILPQVSGRVSDIYVVNNQKVSAGDPLVRLDGLSQQAQVDAALALLAETEASAKLAETDLAQADAGIAQARAALVQAQEELQRNEQLRDQGSSAVRLVDIERFENLVDQREAQLRAAELQKESAQQRIDEVLPAKLESARAQLALAEAELGKTLISAGVDGRIEQLALQVGDFISPLARPAGIFVPSGAGAERFQAAFNQIAAQVIHAGMVGEMGCLSKPLDIIPMVVTEVQDVIPSGQLRPSDRLVDPQDDVRPGSVLVYLEPLYTDQPTNVPPGSSCTVMLYTNNHHRLEHEELGTGTRIFLHVVDTIGVVHAAGLRLRMLFLPVQTLVFSGGH, from the coding sequence TTGCTCGAAGCCATCCTTTGTTCGCTTGTCTCGCTGGTGCCGGACTATCTCTATCGCCGCTACGGGCAGGGGAAGCGGTTTGGACACGAGCTGACGCTTTTCTCGGTGTGGTACGAGCTGCGCTGGGGGCTGACGCTCTGGATCTTCCTGACCGTCTCGCTGATCACTGTGCTCTTCTACTACCACCCGGCCAGCATGTCAGTGTCCTCCTATTTCCGCACAGTGACCATCCTGCCGCAGGTGAGCGGGCGGGTCTCGGACATTTACGTGGTGAACAACCAAAAGGTCTCGGCGGGAGATCCGCTGGTGCGGCTCGACGGGCTGTCGCAGCAGGCGCAGGTCGATGCGGCGCTGGCGCTGCTGGCCGAAACCGAGGCTTCCGCAAAGCTGGCTGAAACCGATCTGGCGCAGGCCGACGCGGGAATCGCCCAGGCCCGCGCGGCGCTTGTACAGGCGCAGGAAGAGCTGCAGCGCAATGAGCAGTTGCGCGACCAGGGATCGAGCGCCGTTCGCCTGGTGGATATCGAGCGTTTCGAGAACCTGGTCGACCAGCGCGAGGCGCAACTGCGCGCCGCCGAGCTGCAGAAGGAAAGCGCCCAGCAACGGATCGATGAGGTGCTGCCCGCCAAGCTCGAAAGCGCCCGCGCGCAGCTGGCGCTGGCCGAGGCCGAGCTGGGCAAGACATTGATTTCGGCCGGGGTCGACGGGCGGATCGAACAGCTTGCGCTTCAGGTCGGCGACTTCATCAGCCCGCTCGCCCGGCCTGCCGGCATCTTCGTGCCGAGCGGCGCAGGGGCGGAGCGGTTTCAGGCTGCCTTCAACCAGATCGCCGCGCAGGTTATTCACGCTGGCATGGTCGGCGAGATGGGCTGCCTCAGCAAACCCCTCGACATCATCCCGATGGTGGTGACCGAGGTCCAGGACGTGATCCCCTCGGGGCAGCTGCGGCCGAGCGACCGGCTGGTCGATCCGCAGGACGATGTGCGCCCCGGCAGCGTGCTGGTCTACCTCGAGCCGCTCTACACCGATCAGCCGACCAATGTGCCTCCAGGCAGCAGCTGTACCGTCATGCTCTATACCAACAACCACCACCGGCTCGAGCATGAGGAGTTGGGCACCGGCACGCGGATCTTCCTGCACGTGGTCGACACGATCGGCGTGGTGCATGCGGCGGGACTGCGGTTGCGCATGCTGTTCCTGCCGGTGCAGACGCTGGTGTTCTCGGGCGGACACTGA
- a CDS encoding DUF982 domain-containing protein — MMEIFWGDPLILIDPKDGDVTRFCTIEKVHYWLRRKWPVADAAQQTALAKVEAAMDCMNSVDDARNAFLKAARLAGFKQAAMV, encoded by the coding sequence ATGATGGAAATTTTCTGGGGAGACCCCCTCATCCTGATCGACCCGAAAGACGGGGACGTCACGCGCTTCTGCACGATCGAGAAGGTGCATTACTGGCTGCGTCGCAAATGGCCGGTGGCCGATGCTGCACAGCAAACCGCCTTGGCGAAGGTCGAGGCGGCCATGGACTGCATGAACTCCGTCGACGATGCCCGCAACGCGTTCCTGAAGGCCGCCCGTTTGGCAGGTTTCAAGCAAGCCGCCATGGTTTGA
- a CDS encoding cold-shock protein, with the protein MANGTVKWFNSTKGFGFIAPESGDKDIFLHITALERAGIPRIDDGQAVTFDVETGRDGRESASNLALA; encoded by the coding sequence ATGGCCAATGGCACCGTAAAATGGTTCAACAGCACCAAAGGCTTCGGCTTTATCGCGCCGGAAAGCGGCGACAAGGATATCTTCCTGCACATCACGGCGCTTGAACGTGCCGGGATTCCGCGCATCGACGACGGTCAGGCAGTGACCTTCGATGTCGAGACCGGTCGCGACGGCCGCGAGTCCGCCAGCAATCTGGCCCTGGCTTGA
- a CDS encoding transglutaminase family protein, producing MTTLSISHITTYRYGKAVAIGPHRLMLRPRETRDLRLVAFDLQISPSARIDWAQDVAGNAVASATFDTSSELLCIQSRMTVELSAPTWPVFAIAASAASYPFRYEGDHWTDLGPLAQPQYADDAGRLARWVDSFVMEGPTDTLSLLKDVANGVNAWVSYQSRSSEGTQGPLETLDRGWGSCRDLAVLFAEAVRTLGFGARLVSGYLHDPAGENLGSFGAGSTHAWVEVFVPGAGWIAFDPTNRSVGSANLIPVAVARNIAQVTPVSGGYYGTGCDLLSLEVGVSVSVDGP from the coding sequence ATGACAACGCTGAGCATCTCGCACATCACAACGTATCGCTACGGAAAGGCCGTGGCCATTGGCCCCCATCGCCTGATGCTCCGCCCCCGAGAGACGAGAGACCTGCGCCTGGTCGCATTCGATCTGCAGATCTCACCCTCCGCTCGGATCGACTGGGCTCAGGACGTCGCTGGCAACGCGGTCGCATCGGCCACCTTCGACACCTCCTCCGAGCTTTTGTGCATCCAATCGCGGATGACGGTGGAGTTGAGCGCTCCGACTTGGCCGGTCTTTGCGATTGCCGCCTCTGCGGCGTCCTATCCCTTTCGTTACGAGGGCGATCATTGGACCGATCTCGGGCCGCTTGCCCAGCCCCAGTATGCGGACGACGCCGGCAGGCTGGCACGCTGGGTGGATAGCTTTGTGATGGAAGGGCCGACCGACACCCTGTCGCTGCTCAAGGACGTGGCGAACGGGGTGAACGCCTGGGTTTCCTATCAAAGCCGCTCGTCGGAAGGGACCCAGGGGCCGCTCGAGACCCTGGACAGAGGCTGGGGCTCGTGCCGGGATCTCGCGGTCCTCTTTGCCGAGGCTGTGCGCACGCTTGGCTTTGGCGCGCGGCTCGTCTCCGGTTATCTGCACGACCCCGCAGGGGAAAACCTTGGCTCATTCGGCGCGGGATCGACCCATGCCTGGGTCGAGGTCTTCGTTCCCGGGGCGGGTTGGATCGCTTTCGACCCGACCAATCGCTCCGTCGGGTCGGCGAACCTCATCCCGGTGGCGGTCGCGCGCAACATCGCCCAGGTGACGCCGGTGAGTGGCGGGTACTACGGGACGGGGTGCGATCTTCTCTCTCTGGAGGTGGGGGTGAGCGTAAGCGTGGATGGTCCCTGA
- a CDS encoding transglutaminase-like domain-containing protein, protein MRVKIGCRLQYTFVQPTPLIAMLNVHYSRFGDLEQADYLVTSPSVSLESYRDGFGNWCTRMLAPAGEFTLSSSGIFRDTGQPDPTFPGARQHNVEDLPFETLVFLLGSRYCDTDILSEQAWQLFEGTPPGWARVQAICDHVHQTIRFDYMKADATRTASQALSARHGVCRDFAHLAITFCRCMNIPARYCTGYLSDIGEPEPHPPGDFAAWMEVFLDGRWWVFDPRNNTRRTARILIARGRDAADVPLTQTFGPNTLTGFQVWTEEAELAGNPETVE, encoded by the coding sequence ATGCGAGTTAAAATAGGCTGCCGCCTGCAATATACCTTCGTGCAGCCGACACCATTGATCGCGATGCTGAACGTCCACTACTCACGCTTCGGCGATCTTGAGCAGGCGGACTATCTTGTCACCTCCCCCAGCGTCTCGCTCGAAAGCTATCGCGACGGCTTCGGCAACTGGTGTACCCGGATGCTTGCCCCGGCCGGGGAGTTCACCTTGTCCAGCAGCGGCATCTTTCGCGATACCGGGCAGCCCGATCCGACGTTTCCGGGGGCACGCCAGCACAATGTCGAAGACCTGCCGTTCGAGACGCTCGTGTTCCTGCTGGGAAGCCGCTACTGCGATACCGACATCCTATCCGAGCAGGCGTGGCAGCTTTTCGAAGGCACCCCCCCGGGCTGGGCGCGAGTCCAAGCCATCTGTGACCACGTCCACCAGACGATCAGATTCGATTACATGAAGGCCGATGCGACGCGCACGGCGTCACAGGCCCTGTCCGCCCGGCATGGCGTGTGCCGCGACTTTGCGCATCTCGCGATCACCTTCTGCCGGTGCATGAACATCCCCGCCCGATACTGCACGGGCTACCTGAGCGACATTGGTGAGCCGGAGCCGCACCCCCCGGGCGATTTCGCGGCCTGGATGGAAGTGTTCCTCGACGGGCGCTGGTGGGTCTTCGATCCGCGAAACAACACGCGTCGGACCGCGCGAATTCTTATTGCCCGGGGTCGAGACGCGGCGGACGTTCCGCTGACACAGACGTTTGGGCCGAACACGCTCACCGGCTTCCAGGTCTGGACCGAGGAGGCAGAGCTGGCCGGCAATCCAGAAACTGTGGAGTGA